From a single Vitis vinifera cultivar Pinot Noir 40024 chromosome 18, ASM3070453v1 genomic region:
- the LOC100248905 gene encoding glycolipid transfer protein 3: protein MKRRREMEKGSEIRSAIEELSMVVKVKTGEDHDAAVHVQHDTAHIPTRPFLSVCNSILQVLDKIGPTMAVLRQDVHQNIQRLEMAHESNPSKYSNFVEMLKKEVNEGNARKGASCCKAFVWLTRSMDFMAALLQRLAKDPRQSMEQAVEESYSIALKPWHGWISSAAFKVALKLVPDDKTFITLLLAKDENLDTLQEEMQALTSLLVPFLEEIHSILGSLGLDRLKAT, encoded by the exons ATGAAAAGGAGAAGAGAGATGGAGAAGGGTTCGGAGATAAGGTCTGCCATTGAAGAGCTTTCAATGGTGGTAAAAGTTAAAACTGGCGAAGATCATGATGCTGCTGTACATGTCCAACATGATACTGCCCATATTCCCACCAGGCCTTTTCTCTCTGTCTGCAATTCGAttcttcaagttcttg ATAAGATAGGGCCAACAATGGCTGTTCTGAGGCAGGACGTTCATCAAAACATTCAG AGATTGGAGATGGCCCATgaatctaatccttcaaaatattcaaatttcgtTGAGATGCTGAAAAAAGAAGTAAATGAAGGCAATGCAAGAAAGGGTGCCAGCTGTTGTAAAGCCTTTGTTTGGCTCACCAG GTCTATGGATTTCATGGCGGCTTTGCTGCAAAGATTAGCCAAGGATCCTAGGCAGAGCATGGAGCAAGCAGTGGAAGAATCTTACAGCATCGCTTTAAAGCCATGGCATGGATGGATTTCATCAGCTGCCTTCAAA GTAGCTCTCAAACTGGTGCCTGATGATAAAACCTTTATTACTCTCCTCCTGGCCAAAGACGAAAACCTTGACACCCTTCAAGAGGAAATGCAGGCTTTGACCTCATTACTCGTGCCGTTCCTAGAAGAGATACACTCCATCCTG GGATCATTAGGCTTGGATAGGTTAAAGGCTACCTAA
- the LOC100242094 gene encoding dof zinc finger protein DOF3.5 → MFSTSDHHMLHCPPRPLPSLDKGWKSNAELAPSCPRCSSPNTKFCYYNNYSLSQPRYFCKGCRRYWTKGGSLRNVPVGGGCRKNRRGKAVRVPQLERGSGNYGSDAPPSGDSVVVVPPGRTGGAEIDLAVVFAKFLNHNSGFEPEVAGSALSDQTDAAGNVLGALNSDAQQEDMAMECGTSLDLMGEVQLLEGHTQLFDGGEKQIQEERIQEFTSHDDASAYGLPTLLSDEAAQEVLWSDAQTLQNFTWQPVMQLQEFESVPSYDHSKMSPNLIGEFWSSF, encoded by the coding sequence ATGTTCTCAACTAGTGATCATCACATGCTTCACTGCCCACCACGGCCATTGCCTTCACTGGACAAGGGGTGGAAATCCAACGCTGAACTTGCACCCAGCTGTCCTCGCTGCTCCTCTCCCAATACCAAGTTTTGTTACTACAACAATTACAGCTTGTCCCAGCCCAGGTACTTCTGTAAGGGCTGCAGAAGGTACTGGACCAAAGGTGGGTCTCTGAGGAACGTTCCGGTGGGTGGCGGGTGCCGCAAGAATCGTCGAGGGAAGGCCGTGAGGGTGCCGCAGTTGGAGCGGGGTTCCGGGAATTATGGCTCTGATGCTCCGCCTAGTGGGGACTCGGTGGTGGTGGTGCCCCCTGGTCGGACGGGTGGGGCGGAGATCGACTTGGCTGTGGTTTTTGCCAAGTTTTTGAATCACAACTCTGGGTTTGAGCCTGAGGTTGCTGGTTCGGCACTGTCTGATCAAACTGATGCAGCTGGGAACGTGTTAGGGGCGTTAAACTCGGACGCCCAGCAAGAAGACATGGCGATGGAGTGCGGGACGTCGTTGGATCTAATGGGAGAAGTCCAGTTGCTTGAAGGCCACACACAGTTGTTTGATGGAGGAGAGAAGCAAATACAAGAAGAGAGAATTCAAGAGTTCACTAGTCATGATGATGCCAGTGCATACGGGCTGCCGACTCTACTGAGCGATGAAGCAGCACAAGAGGTTTTATGGTCAGATGCTCAGACTCTGCAAAACTTTACATGGCAGCCAGTGATGCAGTTGCAAGAATTCGAATCAGTTCCATCCTATGATCATTCCAAAATGTCTCCAAATTTAATAGGCGAATTTTGGAGTTCTTTTTGA
- the LOC100243756 gene encoding endoglucanase 25 produces MPESIHSSSTPDMDCSSVRFVHSINEAGRLLPSASRWNSIAIDYNVLPRSSIAYDSLPSVYSKSVEFNLVVRDKTHLKRFVYISVFLVLAIVALVVLLHFLPHKHGHHGSSKNLTHAINQALTFFEAQKSGYLPKNSSVSFRGDSGLQDGNSSGHNLVGGFYDSGNNIKFSFPTAYTITLLSWTVIEYHQKYADIGELEHVKDIIKWGSDYLLKLFIPPIKSTSSSTTILYSQVGSTSNDAFNDVNCWQRPEDMSYLRPVSICNSTASDLAGEIVAALSAASLVFREDTGYSGELIKGAEKLFELATAVDPRMQGTYTRSDACGGQARQFYNSSGFEDELVWAGTWLFFATGNTTYLRNATEKFASAETEEMPSEKWIFYWNNKITANAVLLTRLRFFLDPGYPYAAALQPSTTRTDLLMCSYLSNYIFNNTPGGLILLRPDHGKPLQFAATASFLSKLYSDYLDLLRQSGGSCGGYNYTLEMLQSFSMSQVNYILGDNPMKMSYVVGFGDSYPIHVHHRSASIPWDGHQYSCEDGDKWLHSEDPNPNTLLGAMVGGPDQHDKFLDDRKKPWFTEPSISSNAGLVAALIALHDHPCESSNSNCVGSGIDKMGIFTNIHSFPSPP; encoded by the exons ATGCCCGAATCCATCCACTCTTCCTCAACTCCTGATATGGACTGCTCCTCTGTGAGGTTTGTTCATTCAATAAACGAGGCCGGTCGCCTTCTTCCTTCTGCCAGCCGCTGGAACTCCATAGCAATTGACTACAACGTCCTGCCTAGATCTTCCATTGCATATGATTCATTACCCTCCGTCTACTCTAAGTCTGTTGAGTTCAATCTTGTCGTCAGAGATAAGACCCACCTCAAACGTTTTGTTTACATCTCAGTTTTTCTGGTCTTGGCCATTGTTGCGCTTGTTGTACTGCTGCATTTTTTGCCTCACAAACATGGCCACCATGGTTCCTCTAAGAACCTCACACATGCAATCAACCAAGCTCTCACCTTCTTCGAAGCTCAAAAGT CTGGGTATCTCCCAAAGAACAGTTCTGTAAGTTTTCGAGGGGATTCTGGTTTGCAAGACGGGAATTCAAGCGGCCATAATCTTGTCGGTGGTTTTTATGATTCAGGAAACAACATAAAATTCAGTTTTCCTACTGCATATACCATTACCCTCTTGAGTTGGACTGTGATTGAATATCATCAGAAGTATGCGGATATCGGTGAGCTTGAACATGTCAAGGACATCATCAAATGGGGCAGTGACTACTTGCTCAAGCTCTTTATTCCTCCAATTAAATCTACTTCCAGTTCTACTACCATTCTGTATTCTCAG GTTGGAAGTACTAGTAATGATGCATTTAACGATGTGAACTGCTGGCAAAGGCCTGAGGACATGAGCTATTTGAGACCAGTTTCTATTTGCAACAGCACTGCTTCTGATCTAGCAGGGGAAATTGTTGCAGCATTATCAGCTGCATCACTGGTATTCAGAGAAGATACGGGTTATTCAGGAGAATTAATCAAAGGAGCTGAGAAATTGTTTGAGCTTGCAACTGCAGTAGACCCTCGTATGCAAGGAACTTACACCAGGTCTGATGCTTGTGGAGGACAAGCAAGACAGTTCTATAACTCATCAGGCTTCGAAGATGAGCTGGTTTGGGCAGGGACTTGGCTGTTCTTCGCCACTGGAAACACCACTTACCTTAGAAATGCGACGGAGAAGTTCGCTTCTGCAGAGACTGAAGAAATGCCTTCTGAGAAATGGATTTTTTATTGGAACAATAAGATTACCGCCAATGCG GTTTTGCTAACCCGGCTTAGATTCTTCCTTGATCCTGGGTACCCATATGCGGCTGCTCTGCAACCATCAACAACCAGAACTGACTTGCTCATGTGCTCCTATCTTTCTAACTATATCTTCAACAACACACCAG GTGGATTGATCCTCTTAAGACCTGATCATGGTAAACCACTCCAGTTTGCTGCAACAGCGTCTTTTCTTAGTAAACTCTATAGCGATTACCTTGATCTGTTGCGTCAATCAGGTGGGAGTTGCGGTGGTTACAACTACACCCTTGAAATGTTGCAAAGCTTCTCCATGTCTCAG GTTAATTACATTCTGGGTGATAATCCTATGAAGATGAGCTATGTGGTGGGATTTGGAGACAGCTATCCAATCCATGTTCACCATAGGAGTGCGTCGATCCCTTGGGATGGTCATCAATATTCTTGTGAGGATGGAGATAAATGGCTACACTCTGAAGATCCAAATCCAAATACCCTTTTGGGAGCCATGGTAGGAGGACCAGACCAACATGACAAATTCTTAGATGATAGGAAGAAACCATGGTTCACAGAACCAAGCATATCAAGCAATGCTGGTTTAGTTGCTGCACTTATTGCGCTTCATGATCATCCTTGTGAGTCTTCAAATTCTAATTGTGTTGGGTCAGGTATAGATAAGATGGGCATCTTTACAAATAtccattcatttccttcccCTCCCTGA
- the LOC100253998 gene encoding uncharacterized protein LOC100253998 isoform X2: MAMAAGTVASTGAYLMQFPRTLAALRTSFIPTRSFSKLGFHPLRLRTTAPVRKLQVRAARTGSKGVSLGFRAPHFELQEPLTGKMWTLEDFESYPALLVMFICNHCPFVKHLKKDIVKLSNFYMKKGLAVVAISSNSIATHPQDGPKFMAEEAKLFNYPFPYLYDESQDVARDFGAVCTPEFFLFKKDGRRPFELVYHGQFDDSRPSNNVRVTGRDLSLAIDCVLSGQPISLVQKPSVGCSIKWHPET; this comes from the exons ATGGCTATGGCTGCTGGGACTGTAGCTTCAACCGGAGCATATCTGATGCAATTCCCGCGTACTCTGGCCGCACTCAGAACTTCTTTTATACCAACACGGTCTTTctcaaaattgggttttcatCCTCTGCGGCTCAGGACTACTGCACCCGTAAGAAAACTCCAGGTTCGAGCCGCGAGAACCGGGTCCAAAGGGGTATCTTTAGGCTTCAGAGCTCCTCATTTTGAG CTTCAGGAGCCTCTTACTGGGAAAATGTGGACATTGGAAGATTTTGAATCATACCCTGCTTTATTG GTTATGTTTATTTGCAATCACTGCCCATTTGTAAAACACTTGAAAAAGGATATTGTGAAGCTTTCAAATTTCTATATGAAG AAGGGACTTGCAGTTGTTGCAATATCTTCAAATTCTATAGCTACTCACCCACAG GATGGACCAAAATTCATGGCAGAAGAAGCTAAACTATTTAACTATCCTTTTCCTTATCTATATGATGAG TCACAAGATGTTGCTCGAGATTTTGGTGCGGTGTGCACGCCTGAGTTTTTCCTATTCAAAAAG GATGGTCGGAGGCCATTTGAGTTGGTGTATCATGGCCAGTTTGATGATTCACGACCAAGCAATAATGTCCGTGTTACAGGAAG GGATTTAAGCCTGGCAATAGATTGTGTACTCAGCGGTCAACCTATATCATTGGTTCAAAAGCCCAG TGTTGGATGCAGCATAAAGTGGCATCCAGAGACATAA
- the LOC100259127 gene encoding LRR receptor-like serine/threonine-protein kinase RGI2, whose product MSSNAITIFLLFLNISLFPAICALNQEGLSLLSWLSTFNTSSSAAFFSSWNPNHQNPCKWDYIKCSSAGFVSEITISSIDFHTTFPTQILSFNFLTTLVISDGNLTGEIPPSIGNLSSLIVLDLSFNALTGKIPPAIGKLSELQLLLLNSNSIVGEIPREIGNCSKLRQLELFDNQLSGKVPAEVGQLWGLAVFRAGGNSGIYGEIPMQMSNCQELVLLGLADTGISGQIPYSFGQLKKLKTLSIYTANLTGEIPPEIGNCSSLENLFVYQNQISGEIPAELGLLKNLRRVLLWQNNLAGSIPATLGNCLGLTVIDFSLNSLTGEIPMSFANLGALEELLLSDNNISGKIPPFIGSFSRMKQLELDNNLLSGEIPATIGQLKELSLFFAWQNQLSGSIPIELANCEKLQDLDLSHNFLSGSVPNSLFNLKNLTKLLLISNGLSGEIPPDIGNCTSLIRLRLGSNKFTGQIPPEIGLLSNLSFLELSENQFTGEIPPDIGNCTQLEMVDLHGNRLQGTIPTSFQFLVSLNVLDLSMNRMSGSVPENLGRLTSLNKLILNENYITGPIPNSLGLCKDLQFLDMSSNRITGSIPEEIGRLQGLDILLNLSRNSLSGPVPESFSNLSNLANLDLSHNMLTGSLRVLGNLDNLVSLNVSYNNFSGSIPDTKFFQDLPATVFSGNQKLCVNKNGCHSSGSLDGRISNRNLIICVVLGVTLTIMIMCAVVIFLLRTHGAEFGSSSDEENSLEWDFTPFQKLNFSVNDIVNKLSDSNVVGKGCSGMVYRVETPMKQVIAVKKLWPKKSDELPERDLFSAEVTTLGSIRHKNIVRLLGCCDNGRTRLLLFDYISNGSFSGLLHEKRVFLDWDARYKIILGAAHGLTYLHHDCIPPIVHRDIKANNILVGPQFEAFLADFGLAKLVGSSDSSEASNTVAGSYGYIAPEYGYSLRITEKSDVYSYGIVLLEALTGMEPTDHQIPEGAHIVTWINKELRERRREFTSILDQQLLIMSGTQTQEMLQVLGVALLCVNPNPEERPSMKDVTAMLKEIRQENEDYEKPNFLGKGVPINPKATVDCSSFSKSSEPLIRSPTSLP is encoded by the exons ATGTCAAGCAATGCAATCACTATTTTTCTCTTGTTCCTCAACATCTCTCTGTTCCCAGCCATCTGTGCACTGAACCAGGAAGGCCTCTCTCTGCTTTCATGGCTTTCAACCTTCAATACTTCTTCCTCTGCCGCTTTCTTCTCTTCATGGAATCCAAACCACCAGAATCCATGCAAATGGGACTATATCAAATGTTCCAGTGCTGGTTTTGTTTCAGAAATTACAATTAGCTCCATTGATTTTCATACTACTTTTCCCACTCAGATCCTCTCCTTCAACTTTCTCACCACTCTTGTCATCTCAGATGGGAATCTCACCGGAGAAATTCCACCTTCCATTGGGAACTTGTCATCACTGATTGTCCTGGACCTTAGTTTCAATGCTTTGACAGGAAAAATTCCGCCTGCAATCGGAAAATTATCTGAACTGCAGCTATTATTGCTGAATTCAAATTCCATTGTCGGAGAAATTCCAAGGGAAATTGGAAACTGTTCCAAGCTTCGACAGCTTGAACTGTTTGATAATCAGCTATCCGGAAAAGTCCCTGCAGAAGTAGGCCAACTGTGGGGTCTGGCAGTTTTTCGTGCTGGTGGAAACTCAGGAATTTATGGAGAAATCCCAATGCAGATGTCAAACTGCCAAGAACTAGTTCTCTTGGGTCTCGCAGATACTGGGATTTCAGGGCAGATTCCATATAGTTTTGGACAGCTGAAGAAGCTCAAGACTCTTTCTATATACACAGCAAATCTCACGGGTGAGATTCCACCAGAAATTGGGAATTGCTCATCCTTGGAGAATTTGTTTGTGTATCAAAACCAAATCTCGGGAGAGATACCAGCTGAACTAGGCTTGCTGAAAAATCTTAGGAGGGTGTTATTGTGGCAGAACAATCTAGCTGGGAGCATTCCGGCAACCCTTGGGAATTGTTTGGGTTTGACAGTAATTGATTTCTCACTGAATTCTCTGACAGGTGAGATTCCAATGTCTTTTGCAAATTTAGGTGCATTAGAGGAGCTTCTTCTGTCTGATAACAACATTTCTGGCAAAATACCACCATTTATCGGCAGCTTTTCCAGGATGAAGCAGCTTGAATTGGATAACAACCTGCTTTCTGGGGAGATTCCAGCCACCATTGGACAACTAAAGGAGCTCTCTCTGTTCTTTGCTTGGCAGAATCAGCTCAGTGGAAGCATACCGATTGAGCTGGCCAATTGCGAGAAACTTCAAGACTTGGATCTTTCACACAATTTCCTTTCTGGGTCAGTTCCCAATTCTCTCTTCAACCTCAAGAATTTAACCAAGTTGTTGCTGATATCAAACGGATTATCAGGTGAAATTCCACCTGATATTGGCAACTGCACCAGTTTGATCCGTTTACGCCTGGGATCAAACAAGTTCACTGGTCAAATCCCACCAGAAATTGGCCTCTTAAGCAATTTGAGTTTCCTTGAATTGTCAGAAAATCAATTCACTGGAGAAATCCCCCCAGATATTGGCAACTGCACTCAGCTTGAAATGGTCGATTTGCATGGAAATCGGCTCCAAGGCACCATCCCCACTTCTTTCCAGTTTCTTGTCAGTCTCAATGTCTTAGACCTTTCCATGAACAGGATGTCTGGTTCTGTTCCAGAGAACTTGGGCAGGCTTACCTCCTTGAACAAACTTATATTGAATGAAAACTACATTACTGGGCCGATTCCAAATTCACTTGGCCTCTGCAAGGACTTGCAGTTCTTGGATATGAGCAGCAACAGAATCACTGGTTCTATCCCAGAGGAGATTGGTCGCTTACAAGGACTAGACATCCTATTGAACTTGAGTAGGAATTCTCTTTCAGGACCCGTTCCAGAAAGCTTTTCCAATCTTTCCAACCTCGCAAACTTGGACCTCTCTCACAACATGTTGACAGGAAGCCTGAGAGTCTTGGGTAATCTTGACAACCTTGTTTCTCTGAATGTCTCATACAATAATTTCTCAGGTTCTATTCCAGATACCAAATTCTTCCAAGATCTCCCAGCCACTGTTTTCTCTGGCAATCAAAAGCTCTGCGTTAACAAGAATGGTTGCCACTCAAGTGGAAGCCTCGATGGCAGGATATCTAATAGAAATCTTATCATCTGTGTTGTTCTCGGGGTAACTCTGACAATAATGATCATGTGTGCTGTGGTAATATTTCTTCTCCGAACTCATGGAGCTGAATTTGGGAGCAGTAGCGATGAAGAAAACAGCTTAGAGTGGGATTTCACGCCATTCCAAAAGCTGAACTTCTCCGTAAATGATATCGTGAATAAATTGTCAGATTCCAACGTAGTTGGAAAGGGCTGTTCAGGCATGGTCTATCGTGTTGAGACTCCAATGAAACAGGTGATAGCAGTGAAGAAGCTATGGCCAAAGAAGAGTGATGAGCTACCTGAGAGAGACCTGTTTTCTGCAGAAGTTACAACACTAGGATCGATAAGGCACAAAAATATAGTGAGGCTTCTGGGTTGTTGTGACAATGGAAGAACTAGACTGTTGTTGTTTGATTATATTAGTAATGGGAGCTTTTCTGGATTGCTTCACGAGAAGAGAGTGTTCTTGGACTGGGATGCAAGGTACAAGATCATCTTGGGAGCAGCTCATGGTTTGACTTATCTTCACCATGATTGTATTCCTCCAATTGTTCATCGCGACATCAAGGCCAACAATATCTTAGTAGGACCACAATTTGAAGCTTTTCTAGCAGATTTTGGACTTGCAAAGCTGGTTGGTTCTTCAGATTCCTCAGAAGCTTCCAACACAGTTGCAGGCTCTTATGGGTATATTGCTCCTG AATATGGATACAGTTTGAGGATCACAGAGAAGAGTGATGTATACAGCTATGGTATTGTGCTCCTAGAGGCATTAACAGGGATGGAACCAACTGATCACCAGATTCCAGAGGGTGCCCATATTGTTACTTGGATCAACAAGGAACTCCGAGAGAGAAGAAGAGAATTCACATCAATTCTTGATCAGCAACTACTGATAATGTCTGGTACACAGACCCAAGAAATGCTTCAAGTGCTTGGGGTGGCTCTCCTCTGTGTGAACCCCAACCCAGAGGAACGACCCTCCATGAAAGATGTGACAGCAATGCTAAAAGAGATCAGACAAGAAAATGAGGATTACGAAAAGCCAAATTTTCTTGGCAAGGGAGTTCCTATCAACCCAAAAGCAACAGTTGACTGCTCTAGTTTCTCTAAATCATCTGAACCTCTAATTAGATCACCTACCTCATTGCCATAG
- the LOC100253998 gene encoding uncharacterized protein LOC100253998 isoform X1 encodes MAMAAGTVASTGAYLMQFPRTLAALRTSFIPTRSFSKLGFHPLRLRTTAPVRKLQVRAARTGSKGVSLGFRAPHFELQEPLTGKMWTLEDFESYPALLVMFICNHCPFVKHLKKDIVKLSNFYMKKGLAVVAISSNSIATHPQDGPKFMAEEAKLFNYPFPYLYDESQDVARDFGAVCTPEFFLFKKDGRRPFELVYHGQFDDSRPSNNVRVTGRDLSLAIDCVLSGQPISLVQKPRSLLSSSWIRESMDGDGLIPYVIVLIGYVISFTVSFPSCLAL; translated from the exons ATGGCTATGGCTGCTGGGACTGTAGCTTCAACCGGAGCATATCTGATGCAATTCCCGCGTACTCTGGCCGCACTCAGAACTTCTTTTATACCAACACGGTCTTTctcaaaattgggttttcatCCTCTGCGGCTCAGGACTACTGCACCCGTAAGAAAACTCCAGGTTCGAGCCGCGAGAACCGGGTCCAAAGGGGTATCTTTAGGCTTCAGAGCTCCTCATTTTGAG CTTCAGGAGCCTCTTACTGGGAAAATGTGGACATTGGAAGATTTTGAATCATACCCTGCTTTATTG GTTATGTTTATTTGCAATCACTGCCCATTTGTAAAACACTTGAAAAAGGATATTGTGAAGCTTTCAAATTTCTATATGAAG AAGGGACTTGCAGTTGTTGCAATATCTTCAAATTCTATAGCTACTCACCCACAG GATGGACCAAAATTCATGGCAGAAGAAGCTAAACTATTTAACTATCCTTTTCCTTATCTATATGATGAG TCACAAGATGTTGCTCGAGATTTTGGTGCGGTGTGCACGCCTGAGTTTTTCCTATTCAAAAAG GATGGTCGGAGGCCATTTGAGTTGGTGTATCATGGCCAGTTTGATGATTCACGACCAAGCAATAATGTCCGTGTTACAGGAAG GGATTTAAGCCTGGCAATAGATTGTGTACTCAGCGGTCAACCTATATCATTGGTTCAAAAGCCCAG AAGTCTTCTTTCATCATCTTGGATTCGTGAAAGCATGGATGGCGATGGGTTGATACCTTATGTGATTGTCTTGATTGGCTATGTAATTAGTTTTACAGTATCATTCCCTAGTTGTCTTGCACTGTAA